The Rhodococcus rhodochrous DNA window CACCTGCTGCGCGTGTTCTTCACCGGTGCGTTCCGGCGTCCGCGCGAAGCCAACTGGGTGATCGGCTCGCTGCTGCTCATCCTGGCGATGTTCGAAGGCTTCTTCGGTTACTCGCTCCCCGACGACCTGCTCTCGGGCACCGGCCTCCGCGCCGCGTTCTCGGGCATCACGCTCTCGATCCCGATCATCGGTTCGTGGATGCACTGGGCGATCTTCGGTGGCGACTTCCCGGGTGAGCTGATCATCCCGCGCTTCTACGTGCTGCACGTGCTGCTCGTCCCGGGCATCATCCTGGCCTTGATCGCCGCGCACCTCGCGCTGGTCTGGTACCAGAAGCACACGCAGTTCCCCGGCCCCGGCCGCACGGAGCAGAACGTCGTCGGCGTTCGTATCCTCCCGGTCTTCGCCGTCAAGTCGGGTGCGTTCTTCGCGATGACCTTCGCGGTGCTCGCCCTGATGTCCGGCCTGCTGCAGATCAACCCGGTCTGGAACATCGGCCCGTACAACCCGTCGCAGGTGTCCGCCGGCTCGCAGCCCGACATCTACATGATGTGGACGGACGGCATGGCCCGTATCTGGCCGGCATGGGAGCTGTACCTGTTCAACCGGTACACGATCCCGCAGCCGTTCTGGATCGCGCTGATCATGGGCCTGGTGTTCGTCGTGCTCACGGTCTACCCGTGGATCGAGAAGAAGTTCACGAAGGACGACGCACACCACAACCTGCTCCAGCGTCCGCGCGACGTGCCGGTCCGCACCGGTATCGGGTTCATGGCCCTGGCGTTCTACGCCGTTGCCACGATCATGTGCATCAACGACATCATCGCGTTCAAGTTCGACATCTCGATCAACGCGACGACCTGGATGGGCCGTATCGGTCTCGTCCTGCTCCCGCCGCTCGCCTACTACATCGCGTACCGGTTCTGCCTGGGTCTGCAGCGCAGCGACCGCCAGGTACTCGAGCACGGCATCGAGACGGGCATCGTCCGTCGCCTGCCGACCGGCGAGTACATCGAGATCCACCAGCCGCTCGGCCCGGTGGACGAGCACGGCCATCCCATCCCACTGGAGTACCAGGCGGCCCCGGTTCCGAAGCGTATGAACCGCCTCGGCAGCGCCGGCAAGCCCGGTGCCGGCAGCTGGTGGAGCCCGGACCCGGCCGACGAGGCCGCCGCTCTCGAGGCTGCCCACCACGAGGCCGAGCTCGAGCTGCGGAACACGCTCCGCGAGTACCAGGAGCGCGTCCACGGCAACGGAGACGGCGCAGCCCAGCTGCCCGACAAGTCGCAGCACTGATCCGCATCAGCGGCTCGTAACGGGGCCCCGGACCATCACGGTCCGGGGCCCCGTTCGTCGTTCGCGGGTCCTCCCCTCCCCCACCGGATATCGTCCGGAGCGTACGTCTTGACCTTGACACTGTGACAAGCGCTCGAATGGGTCGCGAAGGAGGTGCCTCCCATGCGCACACATCACGACCCCTCCACCCGCCTCGTCGAGGCCCTGTCCACCCGCCTCGTCGAGGCCCTGTCCACCCGCCTCGTCGAGGCCCTGTCCGCCGACGACGCCTCCGTGCGTCTGCGCGCCGCACTCGAGTCGGGTACGGCAGCCGAGTCCGGGACGGTGACGGCTCTCGTCGACCGTTGCGCGGTGGAGCCGGACTTCTTCGTCCGCGACATGCTGACCTGGGCGCTGTGCCGCCTGCCGGCCGGGGTGACGGTGCCGCGGCTGCTCGACGAGCTCGGTTCGGATGTCTCGCAGGCGCGCAGTCAGGCCCTGCACACGTTGTCGAAGATCGGCGATCCCGTCGCATGGCCGAAGGTCTCGGGGATGCTCCACGACGAGCACGACGAGGTGGCACGCAGCGCGTGGCGCGCGGCGGTCGCTCTCGTGCCACCGGGCTCGGAAAGCGGCCTCGCTGCGGCTCTCGGCGTCGAACTGGGCCGCGGCGACCACGACCTGCAACTGAGCCTCGGTCGCGCTCTCGCAGCGCTCGACGAGGCCGCAGTGCCGGTCCTGCACGCGGCGATGAACAGCTCCGACCCGCGCGTCCGTGCCCACGCAGAGGCCACCGAGCGGATCCGCGTCGACCCCGACAGCGCGTTCGTCCTCTCCGTGGAGTCGGCGAAACGCGTCGCCGCACTCGGCGCGGACGGGATCCGGGAGTGAGCCGGTGCTGATCGGTGAGGTCTCGCGGCGCTCCGGTGTCAGCACCCGCATGCTGCGGCACTACGACCGCCTGAGGCTGGTGACGCCGACGGGCCGCACCTCGGGCGGTTACCGCGAGTACACCGAGGACGACCTCCGGAGGCTCTTCCACGTGGAGAGTCTCCGGAGTCTCGGCCTGTCGCTGAACGAGGTCGGACGAGCGCTGGGGGAACCGGATTTCGCTCCGGTGGAACTGGTGCAGGAGCTGATCCGGCACACGCGCGAACGGATCGCCGCCGAGACCGAACTCCTCGCTCGTCTCGAAGGCGTCGACTCGGCCTCCCCCAGCGGTTGGGACGACGTCCTGCGCCTCGTCGCGCTGTTGCGCGCGTTCGAATCCGATTCCGGCTCCCGCCGCCAGCAGGCGATCCTGTCCCAGGACGAGGACACGACGCTGCCGGTCGCGGCGCTGGTCCGGGCGGCGCTGTCGGAGGAGGACCCGTTCGTCGCCGGCGCGTTGCGCTGGTCGCTCGCCCGAGCGGCGGACGAGGTCGACGCTGCGCTGCCGGCGCTCGCGGAGGGCCTTCACTCCGCCGAAGTGCCCGTGCGGCGACGGGCGATCGCGACACTCGCGGAACTCCGTGTGCCCGAATCGACGACGCTCCTGGAGAAGGCACTCGACGACGCCGATCTCGAGGCGCGCTCCACGGCAGCTCTGACGCTCGGGGCGCGAGGGGTGGACGCGGCCGTCCCCGTGCTCGTGGAGATGATCGTGAAGGGCCGGTCGGACGTCGAGGCCGCCGAAGTACTCGGCCTGCTCGCGGATCGGCCGCTGTCGTCCGCCGAGATCGTGCGGTCGCTGCAGCACGCGCTCGGCGGCTCGGACGATGCCGGTGTCCGGCTACGTCTCACGCAGGCACTCGCGGAGATCCCCGGGTCGGCCGCCGAGGATGCTCTCGAGGCTCTGACCGGCGACCCGGATCGCACGGTCGCAGCGACCGCGAGGGTCGTCCTCACCACCCGCGGGGCTTCCTGAAGAACGAAACCTCGAGAACGCCACCGGAAACGACACGGGCGCCGCACCCGAAGGTGCGGCGCCCGTGTGCGTCGAGAATGTCGGCTCAGTGCTTCTCGGGTCCGATGTGGTACTCGAACACCAGGCCGGCTGCGGCGGCGATGATGAGTGCGACCGCGAGGACGATCATCCAGGGCTGGTAGAAGGCCAGCGCGATGGCGGCGAAAGCGGCCGCACCGGCGAGCAGGATCGGCCAGTAGCTACCCGCACTGAAGAAACCGAGGTCGCCCGCACCGTCGCTGATCTCGGCGTCCTCGTAATCCTCGGGACGGGTGTCGAGACGACGCGCGACGAAGCGGAAGTACGTTCCGACGATCAGGGTCAGACCGGCGGAGAGGACGATGGCCGTGAGGCCGGCCCATTCGATGCCCTTGTCCGACAGCCCGGTGAACACGCCGTACACGATGGCGACGAGCACGAAGAACACCGTCACGACCTCGAAGAGCTTGGCTTCGATCTTCATATCAGCACTTGTCCTTGTCGGGTGGGGTGGCCGTCACTCGCCTGCGGCGACGGTCGCCGACCGGTCCGTGCGGTCGGTCTTGAATGGAGTCGTCGAGGTCGCGATCGGGCTCTGGCCGATGGCTTCGAGCGCACGAGCGTTCGACAGGCCTTCGCCGCCGTCCTCGACCGGCTTGCGGAGCTCGATGTAGCGGGCGAAGTCCTCCGGGCTGACGGCGCGGACCTCGAAGTTCATCATCGCGTGGTAGGTGCCGCACATCTCGGCGCAACGGCCGACGAACGCGCCCTCACGCTCGATCTCGGAGATCTGGAAGACCGGATCGGAGTTGTTCTCACGCGGGTTCGGGTTCACGTCGCGCTTGAACAGGAACTCCGGCACCCAGAAAGCGTGGATCACATCGGACGACGCGAGGTGGAACTCGATGCGCTTGCCGGTGGGAAGCACGAGCACCGGAATCTCTTCGCTGGTGCCGATCGTCTCGATCTTGTCGTAGTGGAGGTAGGACAGGTCCTCCGCCGGCTTGCCGTGGATGGGACCCGGAGCCTCGTGCTCGCCGCCTTCTCCACCACCGTGCTCACCTTCGGTGCCCGGCTCGTACGGCTGCAGTGCGACCGCGTCCTGGGCGACCTCGTCGGTGCCCTCGTACCGGGCGGTGCCGTCCTGCAGATCGATGGTCCGGTAACCGAACTTCCAGTTCCACTGGAACGCCGTCACGTCGACGACGACGTTCGGGTTGTCCTCCTTCTCCAGGACGTAGTTCTGGACCACGACCGTGAAGTAGAAGAGGACACACACGGCGACGAACGGCGCCGCGGTGTAAGCCAGCTCGAGCGGCACGTTGTACGCCGTCTGACGCGGGAACTCCGGATCGTCCTTCCGACGCCGGTAGGCGATGATCACCCAGAAGGTGAGTCCCCACACGAGAATTCCCATGACGAGGGCGGCGACAACCGACCACGTCCACAGTTCACGCATACGCTCGGCCTGAGGAGTGATGCCCTCCGGCCAGCCGAAACGAAGGATTTCTTCGCTCGAGCACCCGGTCAGCACCAAGGCTGCAATGCCGAGTGATGCTGCGAGCCCGAACCGCCGAAGGATCCGACCTTGCGCCACGTTCACGCCTTCCTGATCGCCGCAATTCCACTAGGGCACACCCGGAGGGCCGGCCCAATTACTACGCAGCGTAGACCAAACCCGGGCGCTATCCATCGCCGGGGCACGAAGAAAGTGTCGGACTGGGCGTTTCGACCGGAAGACCCGGCTCGTGACGTCGGTTTTCTCCTGTCGGGCGTGTGATCGTCGGTGGCGTCCGGGCGCGGCTGCCCGGTGTCGACCGTCTGCGGCATACTTCGGTAGAACCAACGCCGGACCCCGAGTGGTAGTTCCCGGTGTCATGCGCGGTGCGGTGTCCCGCGCTGGGCACCCACCGGGGTTCTTCGCGACACCCCCGACCGGAATGAGGTAACCCACGCGTGTGCGGATTGCTCGGGTTTCTGACCACTGACGGCACCAGCGACGACGCCGTCGCGAAGGTGGGCTCCGCGATGCACTGCCTGCGCCATCGCGGCCCCGACGAGCACGGCACCTGGCACGACGCCGACCTCGTCTTCGGATTCAACCGGTTGTCGATCATCGACATCGCGCACTCGCACCAGCCGCTGCGCTGGGGCCCGCCGGAACAGCCCGACCGCTACGCGCTGACCTTCAACGGTGAGATCTACAACTATCTCGAACTGCGCAAGGAGCTCACCGAGACCTTCGGCACCTCCTTCGCGACCGAGGGCGACAGCGAGGCGATCGTCGCGGCCTACCACCACTGGGGAGTGCGCGCGGTCCAGCGCCTGCGGGGCATGTTCGCCTTCGCGATCTGGGACACGCACACCCGCGAGCTGTTCGTCGCCCGCGACCCGTTCGGCATCAAGCCGCTGTTCCTCGCGACCGGCACCGGCGGTACGGCCTTCGGCAGCGAGAAGAAGAGCCTGCTCGAGCTCGCCGACGTGATCGGCATCGACACCGAGCTCGATCCTCGTGCGATCGAGCACTACACGGTGCTGCAGTACGTTCCCGAGCCCGAGACGCTGCACCGGCGGATCCGGCGCCTCGAGTCGGGCTGCTACGCGCGTATCACGCCCGGCGCCGAGCCCGAGATCACCCGCTACTTCCACCCCACCTTCCCGGTCCGGCCGTTCGCGGCGGGACGCGAGCAGGACCGCTACCGCGAGATCGCCGAGGCCCTCGAGGACTCGGTGGCCAAGCACATGCGCGCCGACGTGACCGTCGGGTCGTTCCTCTCGGGTGGCATCGACTCCACGGCCATCGCCGCGCTGGCGATGCGCCACAACCCGAAGCTCATCACCTTCACCGCGGGTTTCGAGCGGGAGGGCTACTCCGAGGTCGACGTCGCCGCGGAGTCGGCGGCCGCGATCGGTGCCCGGCACGTGGTGCGGGTGGTCTCCCCCAGCGAGTTCGCCGCGGCCATCCCGGAGATCATCTGGTACCTCGACGACCCGGTGGCCGACCCGGCGCTCGTGCCGCTGTGGTTCATCGCCCGGGAAGCCCGCAAGCACGTCAAGGTCGTGCTGTCCGGTGAGGGCGCCGACGAGCTGTTCGGCGGGTACACGATCTACCGCGAGCCGCTGTCGCTGCGTCCGTTCGAGTTCCTGCCGCCGGCGCTGCGCCGGGCCGCCGGGAAGCTGTCGGAGCGCATCCCCGAGGGCACCCGAGGCAAGAGCCTGCTGCACCGTGGCTCGATGACGCTCGAGGAGCGCTACTACGGCAACGCCCGCAGCTTCAACGACGCGCAGCTGCGCTCGGTGCTGCGCGACTTCCGTCCGGAATGGACGCACCAGGACGTCACCGCCCCGATCTACGCGCAGTCTGCCGGCTGGGATCCGGTGGCACGGATGCAGCATCTCGACCTGTTCACGTGGCTGCGCGGCGACATCCTCGTCAAGGCCGACAAGATGACGATGGCCAATTCGCTCGAGCTGCGCGTGCCGTTCCTGGACTCCGAGGTCTTCCGGGTGGCGTCGCAGGTTCCGCTGGACCAGAAGATCACGAAACAGACGACGAAGTATGCGCTGCGGCAGGCGTTGGAGGGCATCGTCCCGCCGCACGTGCTGCACCGCGCGAAGCTGGGCTTCCCGGTGCCGCTGCGGCACTGGCTGGCCGGCACGGAGCTGTTCGACTGGGCGCACGAGGTGATCGCCGAGTCGCAGACCGATCACCTGCTCGACAAGGCCGCGGTGGCGAAGATGCTCGACGAGCACCGGACCGGCCCGATCGATCACAGCCGTCGTCTGTGGACGGTGCTGTGCTTCATGGTCTGGCACGGCATTTTCGTGGAGAAGCGCATCGTGCCGCAGATCCAGGAGCCGGCCTACCCGGTCGAGATCTGATCACCCAACCCGTATGCGACGGCCGCGAATATCCCCAGGGATGCTCGCGGCCGTCGCGTTTCCAGGACGGGGTGTTCCGCCGCTCAGGCGCCGAGAACCGCGCCGATCTCGTCGGCGGCGGCGGTGCCGTAGGCGTCGGCGAGACGCTTGAGGGCGTCGGTGCGGTCGAAGGTCCATTCCTGCGTGCCGGTGGTCTCGAGGACGTGCACCGCGACCAGCGAGCCCAGCTGCGCGGCCCGTTCGATGCTCAGACCCGAGCGGTGTCCGAGCAGGAAGCCGGCGCGGAAGGCGTCACCCACACCGGTGGGGTCGACCTTGGCGCGCTCGGGCACCACACCGACCTGCACCTGGTTGCCGTCGCGGTCGACGATCTTTGCGCCGTCGCCGCCGAGGGTGGTGATACGCATGCCGACCTTCGCCTGCACCTCGTCCTCGGTGAGACCGGTCTTCTGCAGCAGCAGTCCCCACTCGTACTCGTTGGTGAACAGGTACTCGGCACCGTCGATGAGCTGCTCGGCCTGCTGCCCGTCCAGGCGGGCGAGCTGCTGGGACGGGTCGGCGACGAACGGGACGCCGAGCCGGCGGCACTCCTCGGTGTGCCGGATCATCGCGTCGGGATCGTTGGCGCCGACGAGCACGAGGTCGACGCCGTGCTTGCTCACCACGTCGGCGATGGAGATCTCGCGGGCCTCGGACATCGCACCGGGATAGAACGAGGCGATCTGTGCCATGTCCAGGTCGGTGGTGCACACGAAGCGGGCGGTGTGGGCGGTCTGCGAGATCCGCACCGACGAGCAGTCGACCCCGTGGTCCTCGAGCCAGGTGCGGTACT harbors:
- the qcrB gene encoding cytochrome bc1 complex cytochrome b subunit, which codes for MSTATPSRAAQIGENLDSRYHLSAGIRRQINKVFPTHWSFLLGEIALYSFVILLISGVFLTLFFDPSMAHVIYDGVYTPLRGVGMSRAYETTLNLSFEVRGGLFVRQIHHWAALMFAASIVVHLLRVFFTGAFRRPREANWVIGSLLLILAMFEGFFGYSLPDDLLSGTGLRAAFSGITLSIPIIGSWMHWAIFGGDFPGELIIPRFYVLHVLLVPGIILALIAAHLALVWYQKHTQFPGPGRTEQNVVGVRILPVFAVKSGAFFAMTFAVLALMSGLLQINPVWNIGPYNPSQVSAGSQPDIYMMWTDGMARIWPAWELYLFNRYTIPQPFWIALIMGLVFVVLTVYPWIEKKFTKDDAHHNLLQRPRDVPVRTGIGFMALAFYAVATIMCINDIIAFKFDISINATTWMGRIGLVLLPPLAYYIAYRFCLGLQRSDRQVLEHGIETGIVRRLPTGEYIEIHQPLGPVDEHGHPIPLEYQAAPVPKRMNRLGSAGKPGAGSWWSPDPADEAAALEAAHHEAELELRNTLREYQERVHGNGDGAAQLPDKSQH
- a CDS encoding HEAT repeat domain-containing protein, yielding MRTHHDPSTRLVEALSTRLVEALSTRLVEALSADDASVRLRAALESGTAAESGTVTALVDRCAVEPDFFVRDMLTWALCRLPAGVTVPRLLDELGSDVSQARSQALHTLSKIGDPVAWPKVSGMLHDEHDEVARSAWRAAVALVPPGSESGLAAALGVELGRGDHDLQLSLGRALAALDEAAVPVLHAAMNSSDPRVRAHAEATERIRVDPDSAFVLSVESAKRVAALGADGIRE
- a CDS encoding MerR family transcriptional regulator → MLIGEVSRRSGVSTRMLRHYDRLRLVTPTGRTSGGYREYTEDDLRRLFHVESLRSLGLSLNEVGRALGEPDFAPVELVQELIRHTRERIAAETELLARLEGVDSASPSGWDDVLRLVALLRAFESDSGSRRQQAILSQDEDTTLPVAALVRAALSEEDPFVAGALRWSLARAADEVDAALPALAEGLHSAEVPVRRRAIATLAELRVPESTTLLEKALDDADLEARSTAALTLGARGVDAAVPVLVEMIVKGRSDVEAAEVLGLLADRPLSSAEIVRSLQHALGGSDDAGVRLRLTQALAEIPGSAAEDALEALTGDPDRTVAATARVVLTTRGAS
- a CDS encoding cytochrome c oxidase subunit 4, encoding MKIEAKLFEVVTVFFVLVAIVYGVFTGLSDKGIEWAGLTAIVLSAGLTLIVGTYFRFVARRLDTRPEDYEDAEISDGAGDLGFFSAGSYWPILLAGAAAFAAIALAFYQPWMIVLAVALIIAAAAGLVFEYHIGPEKH
- the ctaC gene encoding aa3-type cytochrome oxidase subunit II, with protein sequence MNVAQGRILRRFGLAASLGIAALVLTGCSSEEILRFGWPEGITPQAERMRELWTWSVVAALVMGILVWGLTFWVIIAYRRRKDDPEFPRQTAYNVPLELAYTAAPFVAVCVLFYFTVVVQNYVLEKEDNPNVVVDVTAFQWNWKFGYRTIDLQDGTARYEGTDEVAQDAVALQPYEPGTEGEHGGGEGGEHEAPGPIHGKPAEDLSYLHYDKIETIGTSEEIPVLVLPTGKRIEFHLASSDVIHAFWVPEFLFKRDVNPNPRENNSDPVFQISEIEREGAFVGRCAEMCGTYHAMMNFEVRAVSPEDFARYIELRKPVEDGGEGLSNARALEAIGQSPIATSTTPFKTDRTDRSATVAAGE
- the asnB gene encoding asparagine synthase (glutamine-hydrolyzing), translated to MCGLLGFLTTDGTSDDAVAKVGSAMHCLRHRGPDEHGTWHDADLVFGFNRLSIIDIAHSHQPLRWGPPEQPDRYALTFNGEIYNYLELRKELTETFGTSFATEGDSEAIVAAYHHWGVRAVQRLRGMFAFAIWDTHTRELFVARDPFGIKPLFLATGTGGTAFGSEKKSLLELADVIGIDTELDPRAIEHYTVLQYVPEPETLHRRIRRLESGCYARITPGAEPEITRYFHPTFPVRPFAAGREQDRYREIAEALEDSVAKHMRADVTVGSFLSGGIDSTAIAALAMRHNPKLITFTAGFEREGYSEVDVAAESAAAIGARHVVRVVSPSEFAAAIPEIIWYLDDPVADPALVPLWFIAREARKHVKVVLSGEGADELFGGYTIYREPLSLRPFEFLPPALRRAAGKLSERIPEGTRGKSLLHRGSMTLEERYYGNARSFNDAQLRSVLRDFRPEWTHQDVTAPIYAQSAGWDPVARMQHLDLFTWLRGDILVKADKMTMANSLELRVPFLDSEVFRVASQVPLDQKITKQTTKYALRQALEGIVPPHVLHRAKLGFPVPLRHWLAGTELFDWAHEVIAESQTDHLLDKAAVAKMLDEHRTGPIDHSRRLWTVLCFMVWHGIFVEKRIVPQIQEPAYPVEI
- a CDS encoding carbohydrate kinase family protein is translated as MTIAVTGSIATDHLMRFPGRFAEQLLADQLAHISLSFLVDDLVVRRGGVGGNIAFAMGVLGGTPVLVGAVGADFTEYRTWLEDHGVDCSSVRISQTAHTARFVCTTDLDMAQIASFYPGAMSEAREISIADVVSKHGVDLVLVGANDPDAMIRHTEECRRLGVPFVADPSQQLARLDGQQAEQLIDGAEYLFTNEYEWGLLLQKTGLTEDEVQAKVGMRITTLGGDGAKIVDRDGNQVQVGVVPERAKVDPTGVGDAFRAGFLLGHRSGLSIERAAQLGSLVAVHVLETTGTQEWTFDRTDALKRLADAYGTAAADEIGAVLGA